Within the Sarcophilus harrisii chromosome 2, mSarHar1.11, whole genome shotgun sequence genome, the region GCCTTTCCCCCCCTATTTTGAGGGcgcccccttcccccaccccctgtGGCTCCGGCAGACCTACAGCCAGTGGGTCCCCCAGCCCCCGCCACGGACGATCAAGCGCACCAAGAGGCGGCTGTCCCGCAACCGCGACCCGGGCCGCCTGATCATGAGCACCATCCGGCTCGCCAGCGGGCCTTAAAATGCCAAAACCGCTGAACCCCGACCCGGCGCCAGCCCATGCCAAACCGGCGGCGCCGGGGGCGGACAAAGGCCGCAACTGGAACTGGGCGGGTGGGCCGTCCGGGAAACGGGGTCCCGCGCCATGCCACCAACCCGGGATCAAATCTCCACACCCCGCCCGGGGAAAGGGCAGGGGGTGGTGAAATCCGCAACCCCCCTGCACCCTTCCCCCAAGCGGGCGCCCCGGGGCCCCCGCCCGCCATCCCCTAAACTGCCGCCCGCCTCCCGCCCAAATCCGCCTAAACCGCCCCGGCCCCCGCTCCATCTAAAGGCCTGGGGCGCTGGGGCGGcccacccccgcccctggtcccATCCCGGCTGGCCACTTCCTCCGGCTCGGGCGGGCAAACCCTTTGGCGGGTTTGGGCGGGGGCCGGCCTTCCTCATGAACACAAGAAAGGGCCCACCCTCCCACCTCTTGGCGCGACAGCCTGGACGAGTCCAGCTCGGATGCCGCCTCCCCCGGCGGCTGCGACTTCCTGCCCGGCGATGACGCCTCCGTGTCCTCCTCCTCCCGCGAGGAGCGCAAGACGGTGCCGCCGCTGACCGTGCGTCTGCACGCACAGAGCGTGGCCCGCTGCGCCACCGAGGACGGCCGCACCGTGGCCGTGGGCGACATCGTCTGGGGCAAGATCCCTGGCTGCCCCTGGTGGCCGGCCCGCGTGCTGGACCTCAGTCTGGGCCAGAAGGAGGACGG harbors:
- the PWWP2B gene encoding PWWP domain-containing protein 2B; the protein is MEPGAPELRVGCRLPVRVEQIVNVDTLVVSLSCGERSFTGILLDCTKKSGLLGLPLSLPKRDAPPSDSCSRQDPQEEKGAALPPPPPQEKPPAAADGPEPAPPPVPPLPAGSAPPFPPYFEGAPFPHPLWLRQTYSQWVPQPPPRTIKRTKRRLSRNRDPGRLIMSTIRLAKRAHPPTSWRDSLDESSSDAASPGGCDFLPGDDASVSSSSREERKTVPPLTVRLHAQSVARCATEDGRTVAVGDIVWGKIPGCPWWPARVLDLSLGQKEDGQPSWREARVAWFGSPTTSCLSLSKLSPFSEFFKLRFNRKKKG